The following is a genomic window from Miltoncostaea oceani.
CGGCGTAGCCGTGCTGTCCCGGCTCAGGAGAGCCCGCGACCTGGCGGGCCCAGACCCCCCGGGGCGCCCGGTCGCACAGCCGAGCCTTCGCGAGGTCGTCGGGCGGTCGCAGGTCCGCCGCCGCCGACACGCCGAGCGTGGCCGCTGGCGGCTGATGGCGGTGATCGCCGGACTTGCGCTCGTCGCCGATCAGATCGTCAAATGGTCGGTCAGAGCCACTATCCCGCGTGGTGATGACTGGCTTTCGGTCTGGCAACTGGCGCTCGGACACAACCAAAACGATGGCATCGCCTTCGGGCTCTTCGCCGGAGCGGGACGCGCCGTCGGGGTAGTGACGGCGCTCGTACTGCCCCTTGTCGTTCTGGCACTCGGACTGTTCGCGCGTGCGCGCCTTCTTGCCGCGGTATCCGCAGGTCTGCTGCTCGGCGGCGGCGCGAGCAACCTGTCGGACCGCGTCCTCCGGGGCGAGGTGACCGACTACATCGAGGTTGGACTCTGGCCTTCTTTCAACCTCGCTGACGTGGCAATTGTCTGCGGGGCGTGCCTCCTTTTATGGATCATCGGCCAGGACGAGGACGAACGAACCGCGCCTCGGTGAAGCTCCTCTAAGCGCCGGGACGACCGGATTCGTGAAGACCGCGCGCCACTC
Proteins encoded in this region:
- a CDS encoding signal peptidase II, encoding MAVIAGLALVADQIVKWSVRATIPRGDDWLSVWQLALGHNQNDGIAFGLFAGAGRAVGVVTALVLPLVVLALGLFARARLLAAVSAGLLLGGGASNLSDRVLRGEVTDYIEVGLWPSFNLADVAIVCGACLLLWIIGQDEDERTAPR